One window of the Archangium primigenium genome contains the following:
- a CDS encoding HAD family hydrolase has product MSPPVRAVILDLGNVLAFHDNALLFRRLGARAGLDAEEAARRLSGAGWTAANRGLLGPEGIRRDVCEALGVDVPMEEFTALWNCHFTLHDAVMPHVERLEGQVKRLLLSNTNVLHVAWLKPRLPVLERFDHLVLSCETGHVKPEPAIYEEALRHAGCAPDEAAFFDDLPEYVAAANTLGIRGHLFTTADAFDAQLRALGL; this is encoded by the coding sequence ATGAGCCCGCCCGTGCGCGCCGTCATCCTGGACCTGGGCAACGTGCTCGCCTTCCACGACAACGCCCTGCTCTTTCGCCGCCTGGGCGCGCGCGCGGGGCTGGACGCCGAGGAGGCCGCCCGCCGGCTGTCGGGCGCGGGCTGGACGGCGGCCAACCGGGGGCTGCTCGGCCCCGAGGGCATCCGGCGCGACGTGTGCGAGGCCCTGGGCGTGGACGTGCCCATGGAAGAATTCACCGCGCTGTGGAACTGCCACTTCACCCTGCATGACGCCGTGATGCCCCACGTGGAGCGGCTGGAGGGCCAGGTGAAGCGGCTGCTCCTGTCCAACACCAACGTGCTGCACGTGGCCTGGCTCAAGCCCCGGCTGCCGGTGCTCGAGCGCTTCGACCATCTGGTGCTCAGCTGCGAGACGGGCCACGTGAAGCCCGAGCCCGCCATCTACGAGGAGGCCCTGCGGCACGCGGGCTGCGCGCCCGACGAGGCGGCCTTCTTCGACGACCTGCCCGAGTACGTGGCTGCGGCGAACACCCTGGGCATCCGGGGCCACCTGTTCACCACCGCCGACGCCTTCGACGCCCAGTTGCGCGCGCTCGGGCTGTAG